In a single window of the Streptomyces sp. CGMCC 4.7035 genome:
- a CDS encoding TetR/AcrR family transcriptional regulator yields MTTGVRRRMGVEERRRQLIGVALELFSRRSPDEVSIDEIASAAGISRPLVYHYFPGKLSLYEAALKRASEDLAARFVEPRTGPLGARLLRAMGRFFDFVDDHGPGFSALMRGGPAVGSSRTNALVDSVRQAAYVQILAHLEIEDPPARLELVIRSWISLVESTALIWLDGRRIPRRELEVQLVHDFAALAAVSATHDDEMRALLHRVLKDEPGDGPFSDLVARLIALAS; encoded by the coding sequence ATGACAACCGGGGTGCGCCGCAGAATGGGAGTCGAGGAGCGGCGCCGGCAGCTGATCGGTGTCGCTCTCGAACTGTTCAGCCGGCGCTCTCCCGATGAGGTCTCCATCGACGAGATAGCGTCGGCCGCGGGGATCTCCCGGCCGCTGGTCTACCACTACTTCCCCGGCAAACTCAGCCTCTACGAAGCCGCGTTGAAGCGAGCGTCGGAGGATCTGGCGGCACGGTTCGTGGAGCCGCGCACGGGCCCGCTGGGCGCCCGGCTGCTGCGTGCGATGGGCCGGTTCTTCGACTTCGTCGACGACCACGGGCCCGGTTTCTCGGCGTTGATGCGCGGCGGCCCGGCCGTTGGCTCGTCACGGACGAACGCGCTCGTCGACTCGGTGCGCCAGGCCGCGTACGTCCAGATCCTCGCCCACCTGGAGATCGAGGACCCGCCCGCGCGGCTGGAGTTGGTGATCCGCTCGTGGATCTCGCTCGTCGAGTCGACGGCGCTGATCTGGCTGGACGGGCGGCGCATCCCGCGCCGCGAGCTGGAGGTGCAACTCGTGCACGACTTCGCGGCGCTGGCGGCGGTGAGCGCCACGCACGACGACGAGATGCGGGCACTGCTGCACCGCGTACTGAAGGACGAACCGGGCGACGGCCCCTTCAGTGACCTGGTCGCCCGGCTGATCGCCCTGGCGTCCTGA